The following proteins come from a genomic window of Theileria equi strain WA chromosome 2 map unlocalized gcontig_1105316255037, whole genome shotgun sequence:
- a CDS encoding aconitate hydratase, putative (encoded by transcript BEWA_042630A) — translation MSQLIPGALGLKVNPGMLGQIRKMSSLRTNPFEKLKRSLKGTDKQYFALPDLQDPRLLELPYSIRVLLEAAVRNCDEYSTTSGDVEKILGWSKNSLNKTEIPFIPSRVLLQDFTGVPTIVDLAAMREFVSKAGKDPKCINPLVPVDLVIDHSVQVDFSRNAKALKLNQETEMSRNSERFRFLKWGAQTFKNTLIVPPGSGIVHQVNLEFLARSLFEKDGLLYPDSVVGTDSHTTMINGLGVVGWGVGGIEAEATMLGLPISMVLPEVVGFELVGRPAENVFSTDIVLAITSILRSGPGVVGKFVEFTGEGVKHLTLADRATIANMAPEYGATMGFFPIDDLTLDYLRQTGRSPERVELLDKYARENCLHAGAAPNTTIKYTSVIRLDLSTLKPSIAGPKRPQDNIEVTKVKSTFSTLLTSKDTKGYGVESDNKPSKFTYKGEDYELNHGSVVIASITSCTNTSNPSVMLAAGLLAKAAVEHGLSVKPYIKTSLSPGSKTVTRYLELSNLIDPLEKLGFYIAGYGCMTCIGNSGELDPEVSECINNNSLVVASVLSGNRNFEGRVHPHTRANFLASPPLVVAYALAGRINIDLATEPLGVSKKTGKHVYFKDLMPSKELVAQVETDHVKAELFNEVYHNITEGSDSWKALEAPKSELYPWDPESTYIHHPPFFADMSLKELKPVSPIKDASVLLYLGDSITTDHISPAGNIAKGSAAAQFLTSKNVLPKDFNSYGSRRGNDEVMARGTFANIRLSNLLCPNQGPKTIHHPTGQLMNIFDASQLYKNSNTNLIVVAGKEYGTGSSRDWAAKGPALLGVRAIIAESFERIHRTNLVGCGILPLQFMDGQNAASLGIKGTEKFTIEITKKLGPGEVVNVVTDTGLSFQTKCRIDTQIEGEYYAHGGILQYVLRKICN, via the exons ATGTCGCAACTCATTCCCGGGGCACTCGGTTTGAAAGTTAACCCCGGTATGCTAGGACAAATTAGGAAAATGTCGTCATTGAGGACTAATCCATTTGAGAAACTGAAAAGGTCCCTTAAGGGAACTGACAAACAATACTTTGCACTTCCCGATCTTCAGGATCCACGCTTGTTGGAGCTCCCATACTCCATTAGGGTCTTATTAGAGGCTGCAGTACGCAATTGCGATGAGTATAG CACAACGAGTGGTGATGTAGAAAAGATTCTGGGATGGTCCAAAAACAGCTTAAACAAGACAGAAATCCCCTTTATTCCATCAAGAGTCTTGTTGCAAGACTTCAC TGGAGTGCCTACAATTGTGGATTTGGCTGCTATGCGTGAATTCGTCTCAAAGGCTGGAAAGGATCCAAAATGCATTAATCCGCTTGTTCCAGTCGATCTTGTCATAGATCATTCTGTACAGGTAGATTTTAGCAGAAATGCCAAAGCTCTGAAATTGAACCAAGAAACTGAAATGAGTAGAAACTCTGAAAGATTTAGATTCCTCAAGTGGGGAGCACAGACCTTTAAAAATACCCTAATTGTACCTCCAGGATCTGGAATTGTTCATCAGGTTAACTTGGAGTTCCTCGCACGTTCCCtatttgaaaaggatggatTATTGTATCCAGATTCAGTTGTCGGAACAGATTCCCATACAACTATGATTAATGGTTTGGGAGTTGTTGGTTGGGGTGTAGGTGGTATAGAGGCTGAAGCCACTATGCTTGGGCTACCAATATCTATGGTATTGCCAGAGGTTGTTGGATTTGAATTAGTTGGAAGGCCTGCAGAAAATGTCTTCTCCACTGATATCGTGCTTGCAATAACTTCAATATTGCGTTCCGGTCCAGGTGTTGTTGgaaaatttgtagaatttaCTGGAGAGGGTGTCAAGCATCTAACTTTGGCTGATCGTGCCACAATTGCAAATATGGCACCAGAGTACGGAGCCACAATGGGATTTTTCCCAATTGATGACTTAACGCTCGACTATTTGAGGCAAACCGGAAGAAGTCCAGAGAGGGTTGAACTCTTGGATAAATATGCACGTGAAAACTGTTTGCATGCCGGAGCGGCTCCAAACACAACAATTAAATATACATCTGTTATCAGGCTAGACTTGAGTACCTTGAAGCCGTCAATTGCTGGTCCAAAACGTCCTCAGGACAATATTGAGGTTACAAAAGTTAAGTCTACCTTTTCAACTCTCCTAACttctaaagatactaaGGGTTATGGAGTAGAATCTGATAATAAGCCTTCCAAATTCACATACAAGGGAGAGGATTATGAGCTCAACCATGGATCCGTTGTTATTGCAAGTATAACATCATGCACTAATACGAGCAATCCTAGCGTTATGTTAGCTGCTGGTTTGCTAGCCAAGGCTGCAGTAGAACATGGTCTCTCTGTTAAGCCATACATCAAAACTTCACTTTCTCCAGGTTCCAAGACAGTAACAAGGTATTTGGAATTGAGTAACTTGATCGATCCATTGGAAAAGCTCGGATTCTATATTGCGGGTTACGGTTGCATGACTTGCATCGGTAACAGTGGTGAATTGGATCCTGAGGTCTCAGAGTGCATAAACAACAACTCTCTTGTAGTTGCTTCTGTACTATCTGGAAACAGAAACTTTGAAGGTCGTGTACACCCACATACTAGAGCGAACTTTTTGGCCTCCCCACCACTCGTTGTGGCTTATGCTCTTGCTGGCCGTATCAATATTGATCTTGCCACTGAGCCACTTGGTGTTAGCAAGAAGACTGGCAAACACGTCTACTTTAAGGATCTTATGCCATCCAAGGAATTGGTTGCACAGGTGGAGACGGATCATGTCAAAGCTGAGCTCTTTAATGAGGTTTATCATAACATCACCGAGGGTAGTGATTCCTGGAAGGCGCTAGAAGCTCCAAAGTCTGAATTGTATCCATGGGATCCAGAATCAACCTATATTCACCATCCCCCCTTCTTTGCTGATATGAGTTTGAAAGAACTCAAACCCGTTTCTCCCATCAAGGACGCCTCTGTATTGCTTTACCTAGGAGATAGTATTACTACTGATCACATTTCCCCGGCTGGGAACATTGCAAAGGGATCAGCTGCAGCACAATTTTTGACTAGCAAGAATGTTCTGCCAAAGGATTTCAATTCTTACGGATCAAGGAGAGGAAATGATGAAGTTATGGCCAGAGGTACATTTGCAAACATAAGGCTATCGAATCTTTTATGTCCAAATCAAGGGCCAAAAACTATACATCATCCTACCGGTCAACTTATGAACATATTTGACGCATCCCAACTATACAAGAACAGCAACACAAATCTAATCGTAGTTGCTGGAAAAGAGTATGGTACTGGAAGTTCACGCGATTGGGCAGCAAAGGGACCAGCATTGCTTGGAGTCCGTGCTATCATTGCAGAATCATTCGAAAGAATTCATAGAACAAATCTAGTTGGTTGCGGAATTCTTCCTCTACAGTTTATGGACGGACAAAATGCTGCCTCCCTCGGAATCAAGG GAACTGAGAAATTCACCATTGAAATCACAAAAAAACTTGGCCCAGGTGAAGTCGTAAACGTGGTCACAGATACCGGACTCTCATTCCAAACAAAATGCAGAATAGATACACAAATCGAG GGGGAATATTATGCCCATGGAGGTATTCTACAGTATGTTCTCAGGAAAATCTGTAACTAG
- a CDS encoding 60S ribosomal protein L2/L8, putative (encoded by transcript BEWA_042640A) has product MGRVIRSQRKGRGSVFKAHTHKRKGAVKLRKLDYAENHGYVKGVVKDIVHDPGRGAPLAKVAFRNAYKFGTDTERLIAVEGMYTGQFVYFGTGASLSIGNCLPLSKMPEGTIISSLEEKRGDRGRLAKTSGTYATVIGHSDDGKLTRIRLPSGTRKTISSSARAVVGCVAGGGRIDKPLLKAGVAYHKYKAKRNCWPKVRGVAMNPVEHPHGGGNHQHIGHPSTISRLAPPGQKVGLIAARRTGLLRGSKKKKFAKGDF; this is encoded by the exons ATGGGTCGCGTTATTAGAA GTCAGAGGAAGGGTAGAGGGTCCGTTTTCAAGGCCCATACACATAAAAGAAAGGGAGCCGTCAAACTCCGCAAGTTGGACTATGCGGAAAACCACGGCTACGTCAAGGGTGTTGTGAAGGATATAGTTCACGATCCCGGTAGGGGTGCTCCCCTCGCAAAGGTTGCTTTTAGGAATGCTTACAAGTTCGGCACTGACACTGAGCGCCTAATTGCAGTAGAGGGTATGTATACTGGTCAATTTGTCTATTTCGGTACTGGAGCATCGCTATCTATCGGAAACTGCTTGCCTCTCTCAAAAATGCCAGAGGGTACTATCATTAGCAGCCTTGAAGAAAAGAGGGGTGACAGAGGTCGCTTGGCCAAGACATCTGGTACTTATGCAACTGTTATTGGTCACTCTGATGATGGCAAGCTAACCAGAATCAGACTCCCATCCGGCACCAGAAAAACCATTAGCTCCTCCGCAAGAGCTGTAGTTGGTTGTGTTGCTGGCGGTGGCAGAATTGACAAGCCATTGCTCAAGGCTGGTGTTGCCTATCACAAGTATAAGGCCAAGCGCAACTGCTGGCCAAAGGTTAGAGGTGTTGCTATGAACCCAGTTGAGCATCCTCATGGTGGTGGTAACCATCAGCATATTGGTCATCCATCCACTATCTCTAGATTGGCTCCTCCTGGTCAAAAGGTCGGTCTTATTGCTGCTCGCAGGACTGGTCTATTGAGAGGAAGTAAGAAAAAGAAGTTTGCCAAGGGAGACTTCTAG
- a CDS encoding hypothetical protein (encoded by transcript BEWA_042620A), whose translation MTQNEDEVVNPNEAEQSALLKQVSHSQILQSIVSENECALSCDSSQSDVFYSEDENDEHFYHSPTHDPLVFKDLEEDNFHAVIDDEYQEEVMEDDEGFELYTYSAEDEESCSDNPFTDYSSQVNTYKSGKTKLNRKASSQVNMLVETDSSPQLQESTFHPFVDQTPNSGFQEDDEIDKMFSRVLDTEVKEDSVSEPELAHNLDRSEQGTNNNFNAKDGDILNSGIENSPSSMKIDSEKFEVFTPSELLSPEKAVGTAADKPELTWKATSYDAIFNRLGDSVFSGNSKHVYEPHLNLHMFRIQFKYTCISESRNINFMLDDVIDSGNFKIKLSGNPTVKPTATKILLLYANSDRQILEFKIVPSKFDPKPRLAYKIYYSGTFVRIPTPLKFRRRLRILSLDNSENLGTSIIATLYLLEKHLNEVKQKESRLTDYFDFICGTGTGALIALCLLKGYTIKELRTQWQIIISGLFKWNYSLPSGLIFDRYYTEEFKSNWVDILGTDFMITKPEPLCMITCTNVKSNPYELFLFRNYGDSSLGTVKSTPYAPMWLAGWSSCALPTYVRGPSGRYLNDLGYQFSDKVHLVDGSFVCTSPGLVALQELSTLYNVGLRSLIDDHLDLFISIGANKDESDAEHAYAAPV comes from the exons ATGACTCAGAATGAAGACGAGGTTGTTAACCCTAATGAAGCAGAGCAATCCGCTTTATTGAAGCAAGTCTCACACAGCCAAATATTACAGAGCATAGTCTCTGAGAATGAGTGTGCACTTAGCTGTGATTCATCGCAATCCGATGTATTTTATTCcgaagatgaaaatgacgagcatttttatcattcaCCAACTCATGACCCTCTGGTATTTAAGGACTTAGAAGAAGATAATTTTCATGCAGTTATTGATGATGAGTACCAGGAAGAGGTAATGGAAGATGACGAGGGCTTTGAACTATACACATACAGCgctgaagatgaagagtctTGCTCGGATAATCCATTTACTGATTATTCATCGCAGGTGAATACCTACAAGAGCGGGAAAACAAAGTTAAACCGAAAAGCGTCCTCGCAAGTGAATATGTTAGTAGAAACAGACTCTAGTCCTCAGCTCCAGGAATCCACATTTCATCCGTTTGTGGACCAAACACCGAACTCTGGATTTcaggaagatgatgaaatcGACAAAATGTTTTCACGTGTTTTGGATACTGAAGTGAAAGAAGATTCTGTATCTGAACCCGAACTGGCACATAATTTGGATCGTTCCGAACAAGGCACAAATaataattttaatgcaaaggatggagataTTTTAAACAGCGGAATTGAAAACTCGCCATCATCCATGAAAATAGATAGCGAAAAGTTTGAAGTTTTTACCCCCTCTGAACTGTTGTCGCCAGAGAAAGCTGTGGGCACAGCTGCCGATAAACCGGAACTTACATGGAAAGCAACAAGCTATGATGCAATCTTCAATCGCTTGGGTGATAGCGTCTTTTCTGG GAATTCAAAACATGTTTATGAGCCACATTTAAACCTCCACATGTTTAGAATCCAATTTAAGTATACATGCATTAGTGAATCTAGAAATATCAACTTTATGCTAGATGATGTCATTgattctggaaattttaaGATAAAGTTATCTGGAAACCCAACTGTGAAGCCTACGGCTACaaaaattcttcttttgtACGCCAATTCCGATAGGCAAATTCTTGAGTTTAAAATCGTTCCTTCGAAATTTGATCCAAAACCAAGGCTTGCATATAAGATATATTATAGTGGTACCTTCGTTAGGATTCCAACTCCTCTAAAGTTTCGTAGAAGGCTTCGTATATTATCCCTGGATAATAGTGAAAACCTTGGGACTTCTATCATAGCTACTTTGTATTTATTGGAAAAACACTTAAATGAAGTAAAACAAAAAGAGTCTAGACTCACTGACtattttgattttatttGTGGCACAGGTACAGGTGCCCTAATAGCTCTTTGTCTCCTAAAGGGATACACCATCAAAGAGTTGAGAACGCAGTGGCAAATAATCATTTCTGGTCTATTCAAATGGAATTATTCACTTCCTTCTGGTTTGATTTTTGATCGCTATTATACTGAGGAGTTTAAAAGTAACTGGGTTGACATTTTGGGTACAGACTTCATGATTACTAAACCTGAACCCCTTTGTATGATCACTTGTACAAATGTCAAATCAAATCCATATGAGTTGTTTTTGTTTAGAAATTACGGGGATTCTTCACTCGGTACCGTTAAAAGTACTCCGTACGCACCAATGTGGCTAGCAGGTTGGTCATCTTGCGCACTTCCAACCTATGTTCGTGGACCAAGTGGAAGATACTTGAATGACCTTGGTTACCAGTTTTCAGATAAGGTTCATTTGGTAGACGGTAGCTTCGTATGCACAAGTCCTGGCTTGGTAGCGTTACAAGAATTGAGCACTTTATACAACGTCGGCTTGAGGTCCCTCATAGACGATCACCTGGATTTATTCATATCCATTGGCGCCAACAAAGATGAATCTGATGCCG AACATGCATACGCAGCACCTGTTTGA
- a CDS encoding 3' exoribonuclease domain 1 containing protein (encoded by transcript BEWA_042650A) produces MEGVQGRDFNQIRPLNIKLSVSLSFSGSCIASLGNTKVKCLVNLPKPSNKKIFGDSGYMNLEIKSNSSVHSSKTLDILRTSILEVFERHIIFKDYPRQVIDAFLIIQNDDGGLLSASLMGLCLALIDCGIHVSDIISACSLVRISKQTYL; encoded by the exons ATGGAAGGTGTCCAGGGTCGAGATTTCAACCAGATACGACCTCTGA ATATTAAATTGTCCGTCTCTCTTTCCTTTTCGGGTTCTTGTATCGCAAGTTTGGGTAACACGAAGGTTAAATGTCTAGTAAATTTACCAAAACCATCGAATAAAAAGATATTTGGAGACTCTGGATATATgaatttggaaataaaGTCAAATTCCTCGGTACATTCGAGCAAAACTCTGGATATTTTAAGGACTTCCATACTGGAGGTCTTTGAAAGGCACATTATATTCAAGGATTATCCACGCCAAGTCATAGATGCATTCTTAATAATACAAAACGATGACGGAGGGCTTCTGTCTGCATCGTTGATGGGCTTATGTCTAGCTCTAATCGACTGTGGAATCCATGTCTCTGACATTATCTCCGCCTGTTCACTGGTACGTATATCGAAGCAGACATATCTATAA
- a CDS encoding hypothetical protein (encoded by transcript BEWA_042660A), translated as MALCFIHLIEAAALILNAMGILNERRVLRPLGLDKPNSTSNIKNQLSLLFHSYKWSMKKRELASTSKANPGSVEEADHVPGYNSSTTKNEIWIIHKVLSLISGYDARPLFVPLVSGKRASLGVFPEIITVSPSVNSPHVSPSAIRSLLLHISRLGSAIHLLFKLENALNTTDDLSQASINRKPFPHTLNILISNYGNEFKGEPKGTNYDIAYDWNWNEDFGGFCSVLKMLLDDWRFIMFDIQKNYFKKLKKEFGETNGDKNNVITNKFMPERKYDADSLKSPLMDLYDFNLFRSEDDSNNEKIESENVGVYHLCIKLMSYMPIFGSLANLMELFLNSMALKEYRKSDMCNVMINLLLLLLRDSEASKNKNCTNLYKFLLFNTMKNSKGSISNYLGSSIFKSFNGSIEKMMKITNTIDIINPTKNRNETHWPQHLYLPENLASLCSYDVEHTELKLLERLDFQFQLNIKVGSNFIKNILDGKFYFNHYLYVLNGIVSLQFGDFAESLTEHLRSGSCGIQEHEQTTEILYSAISDWIKHNSFCTLSGISISTLSEIISSLHFEMEPQITNSRGYIQHITIKIVKDGPITMFLTTESMKMYSDIFMHFIRYTNFKNDVYCILLKSKALSDEMFRKYLCKVSLLLIHLIHCFSTYFSWVINKSWNMIHDIEYGISIEEMRMKHRNYLLFLTQALFIPVDCTDPIYTLCRLNELVTNPITEIFNIPQMVLSVLESGNDIDDIRIVYENLANSVNVLKGVFESRITDSILDLGNYHPLNNDSRSDTDAKPSICNIVAIFRNLLCFNDRENARVLSF; from the exons ATGGCGCTCTGTTTTATTCATCTAATAGAGGCTGCTGCCCTTATACTAAATGCCATGGGTATATTAAATGAAAGGAGAGTACTAAGACCACTTGGATTGGATAAACCAAACTCTACAAGCAATATAAAGAACCAATTGTCTCTCCTATTCCACTCA TACAAGTGGTCAATGAAAAAGCGAGAATTAGCTTCGACATCAAAGGCTAACCCTGGTTCTGTTGAAGAAGCGGACCATGTACCCGGTTATAACTCTAGCACAACTAAAAATGAAATATGGATCATACACAAGGTATTATCTTTAATAAGTGGTTATGACGCTAGACCATTGTTTGTACCGTTAGTGTCTGGAAAAAGGGCATCCCTAGGTGTATTTCCTGAAATAATAACAGTTTCGCCATCGGTAAATAGCCCACATGTCTCTCCTTCTGCTATTAGATCGTTGCTACTACATATTTCTCGCCTTGGATCTGCTATCCATCTCTTGTTCAAACTGGAAAATGCTCTGAATACCACAGACGATCTGTCTCAAGCGTCCATAAACAGAAAGCCCTTTCCTCATACActaaatattttgatatcCAACTATGGGAATGAGTTTAAAGGTGAACCAAAAGGAACGAACTATGATATAGCATATGACTGGAATTGGAATGAGGATTTTGGTGGATTTTGCAGTGTCCTAAAAATGCTTCTAGATGATTGGCGCTTTATAATGTTTGACATACAAAAAAACTACTTTAAAAAGTTAAAAAAGGAGTTTGGGGAAActaatggtgataaaaaTAACGTAATTACAAACAAATTTATGCCAGAAAGAAAATATGATGCGGACTCGTTGAAATCACCACTGATGGATTTGTATGACTTTAATCTCTTCAGAAGTGAAGATGATTCTAACaatgaaaaaattgaaaGTGAAAATGTAGGAGTATATCATTTGTGTATTAAACTAATGTCATATATGCCAATTTTTGGATCGTTGGCGAACCTTATGGAACTTTTTTTAAACTCTATGGCTTTAAAGGAATACAGAAAGTCAGACATGTGCAATGTTATGATAAATCTGTTATTGTTACTATTGAGAGATTCAGAAGCGTCTAAGAACAAAAACTGCACAAATCtatataaatttttgttatttAACACGATGAAAAATTCAAAAGGTAGTATTTCTAATTATCTTGGATCTTCTATATTCAAATCATTCAATGGTAGCATAgaaaaaatgatgaaaataacaAACACAATAGATATTATCAATCCTACTAAGAACAGAAATGAAACTCATTGGCCTCAACATCTCTACCTACCAGAAAATCTAGCATCACTTTGCAGTTACGACGTTGAACATACTGAACTGAAATTACTCGAACGTTTGGACTTCCAATTCCAGCTAAATATTAAGGTTGGATCGAATTTTATTAAGAACATTCTAGACGGAAAATTTTATTTCAACCACTATTTATATGTGCTAAATGGAATTGTGTCCTTACAATTTGGGGATTTTGCTGAATCCCTCACAGAACACTTGCGTAGTGGATCTTGTGGCATACAAGAACATGAACAGACTACTGAGATCCTATATAGTGCCATATCTGACTGGATAAAACATAATAGTTTCTGTACACTATCAGGTATTTCAATATCCACCCTCTCTGAAATAATATCTTCACTTCACTTTGAAATGGAACCTCAAATCACAAACTCAAGAGGTTATATTCAGCACATAACGATTAAAATTGTCAAAGATGGTCCTATAACTATGTTTTTGACCACTGAGAGCATGAAGATGTATTCGGATATCTTCATGCACTTTATAAGATATACAAACTTCAAGAATGACgtatactgcattttatTAAAATCAAAGGCGCTGTCTGATGAAATGTTTAGAAAATATCTTTGTAAAGTATCATTATTGTTGATTCATTTGATCCACTGCTTCAGTACTTATTTCTCGTGGGTTATAAATAAGTCATGGAATATGATACATGACATTGAATACGGTATAAGTATAGAAGAAATGAGAATGAAACATCGTAACTATCTGCTATTTTTAACCCAGGCTCTGTTTATACCTGTTGATTGCACTGATCCAATTTACACACTTTGCAGGCTAAACGAGTTGGTTACAAATCCAATTACAGAAATATTTaatattccacaaatggTTCTTTCTGTACTCGAATCCGGCAATGATATCGATGATATCCGTATAGTCTATGAAAATCTAGCAAATTCAGTAAATGTGTTAAAGGGAGTATTTGAATCAAGAATCACAGACAGTATTCTGGATTTAGGGAATTATCATCCACTTAACAATGATTCCAGAAGTGATACTGATGCAAAACCATCAATATGTAATATCGTCGCCATCTTTCGCAACCTGCTTTGCTTCAATGATAGGGAAAACGCTAGGGTTTTATCATTTTGA
- a CDS encoding conserved hypothetical protein (encoded by transcript BEWA_042610A) encodes MKVQRLPYTTCLASAIRQNKGITQNVKYAANFSYIQQTRFNSTHTGAFGSLGTPIFQNSAFKQFVDSCVKSYESSKGETDSVMSEILRGHNLVLLMEGTMDKPKSLCAANIAKMFTLLQIDDLHTVDVLSNKEVFGYLCANMGEPVRNILFKGGKPIAGHDEILELFVNGKLLQALQVEKAKTRYSNKEFSGLLPIANY; translated from the exons ATGAAGGTACAAAGGCTCCCTTATACTACCTGTTTGGCATCAGCCATTCGTCAAAACAAAGGAATCACTCagaatgtaaaatacgCGGCCAACTTTTCATACATACAGCAAACCAGATTTAATTCAACTCATACTGGAGCTTTTGGAAGCTTAGGCACACCtatatttcaaaattccGCCTTCAAACAATTCGTAGATTCCTGCGTAAAGTCATATGAATCCAGCAAAGGAGAAACAGACTCGGTAATGTCAGAAATATTAAGAGGACATAATCTCGTCCTGCTCATGGAAGGAACTATGGACAAACCAAAGTCACTCTGCGCTGCAAATATAGCAAAAATGTTCACACTTTTGCAAATCGATGATTTACATACTGTCGACGTATTATCCAACAAGGAGGTTTTTGGCTACTTGTGCGCCAACAT GGGTGAACCTGTAAGAAATATCCTGTTCAAGGGAGGGAAACCTATCGCTGGTCACGATGAAATACTAGAGCTTTTCGTAAACGGAAAGTTGCTACAAGCTCTCCAAGTTGAAAAGGCCAAGACACGTTACTCTAATAAGGAATTTTCTGGTCTCCTGCCTATCGCTAACTATTAA